TTCTCGATCAAGACCCGGGACAACGCGCGCGGCGAGATCATCCTGGAACGCAACGAACGGTACTGGGACAAGCCGGCCGCGGTGGACCAGATCGTGCTGCGCCGCTCCGACGCCGCCGGTCTCGCCGGTGCGTTGCGCAGCGGCAACGACCAGTTCGTCATCTCCCGCACGGACGGAAGTGGCCTGAACCAGTTCCAGGCGCTCGGCCCGGCTGTCCGGCTGCAGACCGTGGCGAGCCCGCGGCTGGCCGAGGTGTTGCTGCGCCCGGCGAACGGTCCCTTGGTCGACGACCGCGTCCGCGAGGCGGTGTCGGCGATCGTCGACCGCGGCAAGCTCATCGACGAGGGTGCCGACGGCGGCCCGTCGGCCGGCCTGCGCGCCGACGCTCAGGTGCTGGCCCCCTCGCGGCCCGGCTACGCGCCGACCGTCCCGGCCGGGTACGGCGTGCCGGATCCGGCGAAGGCCGAGCGGTTGCTGACCGAGGCGGGGTACGTCAAGGAAGCCGGGATCTGGCGCAAGGACGGCAAGGCGCTCACGCTCGTCGTGGCCTCGCCCGGGCAGCAGGAACCGTACGCGGGCATGGCCAAGGAGCTGAGCACCGAGCTGGTCGCGGCGGGTGTTCAGGTGAACCGGCTGAACCCCCAGCCGCGGGACCTGTTCGCCAACCTGCTGGCGTTGCCGGTCAGCCAGGGCTCGACCACCCCGACGGGCAACACGGGCGCGGTCGGGGTCGACATCGCGGTCGTGCCGGTGCCGGCGGGTGGTGATCCGGCGACGGTGCTCGCCTCGACGTTCGGGTGCCGTCCCGGCCAGTCCACCCCGTCGGCGAACGTCGCGGTGATCCCGGCCAATCCGGCCGCGATCTGTGACGAGAGCCTGCAGAAGGCGATCGAGGAGGCGCTGACCGGTGCGACACCGCTGCCGGAGGCGCTGACCGAGCTGGAGCCGAAGCTGTGGGCCCAGCACATCGCGATCCCGCTGTTCCAGCTGGCCGACACGCTCGCCACCGGGCAGGGGATCTCGGGCCTGACCGCGGGCCCGCCGATGCTGGGCCCGTTCGGCGAAGCCGTGAACTGGACCCGCATCGGCCGCTGACCCCCCACACCGGCAAACACGCCGC
The sequence above is a segment of the Amycolatopsis viridis genome. Coding sequences within it:
- a CDS encoding ABC transporter family substrate-binding protein; this translates as MRTSGKAAALITVLLTALAACTSTPPHPVVTSPVAQSSTPAVPAPSQIVIGVDDIGGGYNPHNLADQSTITTALAQMMLPSVFRPDEQGEYRLDTTLMRSAEVTSTEPFTVTYLIRPDASWSDGAPIAVEDFVYLADSMRDQPGAVQPAGYRLISNIQPSEGGKGVQVTFSQPYPGWKTLFSNLLPQHLLKDAPGGWQSALQDSFPAYGGPFSIKTRDNARGEIILERNERYWDKPAAVDQIVLRRSDAAGLAGALRSGNDQFVISRTDGSGLNQFQALGPAVRLQTVASPRLAEVLLRPANGPLVDDRVREAVSAIVDRGKLIDEGADGGPSAGLRADAQVLAPSRPGYAPTVPAGYGVPDPAKAERLLTEAGYVKEAGIWRKDGKALTLVVASPGQQEPYAGMAKELSTELVAAGVQVNRLNPQPRDLFANLLALPVSQGSTTPTGNTGAVGVDIAVVPVPAGGDPATVLASTFGCRPGQSTPSANVAVIPANPAAICDESLQKAIEEALTGATPLPEALTELEPKLWAQHIAIPLFQLADTLATGQGISGLTAGPPMLGPFGEAVNWTRIGR